In a single window of the Anaerobaca lacustris genome:
- a CDS encoding right-handed parallel beta-helix repeat-containing protein: MRKQMQERPGTWRLLIGSVLILCAGAGLATANDVSFSFSNAIDGGLTADGPQEFLVRFVDRNGPPVSCPDLTGPLTTRTVRDAISNVVVEGASVQSEFDGVVPGLATVSLPGHVGLADALARFAACDDVLYVEPNYRYTLWGVPTGTTLDGGAAEADVRLVSLDVADSDGVNLDAAVAAIERAVAAGARVIVISWTGPDYSESLRNAIEAAGEKGVLVVAAAGDESRNTDLSPVYPAGYDASNLITVLATNENDELVWSSNYGRTSVDLGQTADGGTASAASQVAGAGAMLFAQHPGLSPIQVKHVLMQTADRVLPGLTASQGTLNLAAALAAVPSGQPGRVVNTRDVETVYPSIQAAIDDANNGDVIIAETRASGNTVYSERIDFNGKAITLRSGSVEDPDDPNVYPETTFIAGVSGQQGSIVTFANGEGSDSVLRGLTIGWGVAEYGGGIRIEESSPTIDRCIITDNQAQYYGGGIDCFGGSPEIVNCVIQNNRVLAQDGLGGGINCEDGAPTITHTTIRNNTSMNLGGGVACYNASPMLFNCFVINNSATSGSGQFDLEDSSPSITNCTIVVDENPPGNGGIVCSGRSDPTIVNCILWGNGDDLVNCFASYSCIEDGDAGEGNISDDPLLIAGPLGRYYLSQIAAGQLIDSPCVDAGDPTVGVSLAARTTRTDGVEDADTIDVGAHYDVASANLFPLNLTLMTVDADGAPIEGEVGGTVDPNGGLFREFSVLELTAESAEGYRLKQWLLTTGEMIEPDATIARTVLGPINMIAVFEKVPLYELRITVAGGNGSVSPEHRRGQIYPDGTVIHLVASPASGYIVDAWQGTDNDALWTNANTVTVDASKEVLVSFRQPKTLHVPGQYRSIHEAVRAASNHGDKIVVGTGIHRVHSIDFEGKAITLASENPDDPECVASTILDARQLGRLFVFQSGEGPDSVVDGFTLRNGSAVFDPETPNDSGGNGADGDDALGGAIACFEGSSPTLSNLIIENCIAQGRNGEDASAPPTPPAAPDAPADPADPADPLDPPAEPAPNPRDPNEPVNGVNGQAGADGAAGADGAPGADGAPGFPGGRGGHGYGGAFYFDPNCAPTILHVTIRGCQAIGGTGGFGGTGQDGQDGQDGGDGQAGQDGQDGGPGLNDGPDGNGGAGGAGGAGGNGGPGGAGGDGGKGGDGGEALGGAIYFGANCRPTIRFLTVTGCETLQGLGNAGGPAGAGGAGGNGGVGAEGGAGGTGETDGAEGAAGGDGVGADGGAGGAGGEMGINGLRSWAGAIFFAEDCHVEMHDTAISGNSALWTVPTISYIGGDGGAGGAGGSPGGNGGAGGPGGNGEPAGAGGAGGAAGADGGPGGAGAAGVILRSFTTNFGGANAYLSNCTVALTNTTISGNLIEADSGGGEYYANDCTVEMTRCTIEGNTAGVHGGGQAFEAGASIVLDRSSYFDNEAGANGGGLFLSYNGRLEVRDSMFMGNRTVALGGYGGGIYGGGVWDEDRLDYFNGGALDIRNSEFSNNEAGYGGGLYWYGQDASVRVATSVIRDNTAAEGGGLYWSRGTPVIENCSIRGNQATGPRYNVFTPAPTPDPNDPTTWPPSNVWPDPDDPNSMFDPNDPFTPPDIVEVRSTGLGLGGGLVCWSSNALIQNCFINENAAQGTGGGVFFGGDPYTPRLKNCLIKGNSATVDGGGIASHWFAAPMIENCTIAENRALGTGGTGRGKGGGMACSHSSNTVLINSILWANQAAQGSQISIGSESDPVYIQRPATLTVSYSAIQYGRPGVHIESGRTLNWLQGNIESDPLFVDSYFLSQIAAGQSQNSPAVNAGSATAAQLGLADATTRTDGVPDAGVVDMGFHHPIAMALFTMTAEVLPNPIDGQLHGSISPAFAVAYEGAANNVVNLVATPERGYTVSKWTGTDNDASTALTNTVTLTRDRRVTVTFERRRSHMVTVPGDYLTIQDAVLAAMEGDTIVVDPGTYYSGFEGIALAIDRAVTITSRNPEDPSVVAATIIDGLNTLDNTDYSNIGVVFGPEADRNTVLNGFTIQNCGGFAQDGLDGDRDDGRPNGGDGAPIQGAAVIVLPGAAPVIKNCVFRNNVAIAGNGGSGVDADDTANAGRGGWGGWARGGAVYLAVGTNAKFVNCTIENNFVRGGDGGNGGNYSDDGGRANYGGNYVPPAPIDIDPDSFAVTVASQDLWRVWQWDDAFSVETTFGTRPYSAATGIINNTGAYFGPQRWYSGYGGGVYIDQSSSAEFISCTIRGNRSYGGISGQGGATSSGRFEEPLIPFQMPSYGAGVYCAAGANVVFTSCTFEDNVASPTTAGQDPNFSLDPYVSFGGGVAAEGTANLTFIDCNFVDNTAVTGAGIYVVDSGVSVVDCNVAQNTALRGGGLAGMGGSIGVAGGRFWNNWVVGDVNDPNDQTNVPVGGGMFFSAASALVEDCEIAGNISDGSGGGVYLRGQSAVQIVNCLIRNNRAFRDGGGVSTNWYAEPTIRNCTFVTNAAPGMPDDPNNTGFGGAIFCGYLSHATVVDSILWGNVARLGGELAVGSGFEFSPLCGTLRVSYSNIRVGANDVWADPGCTLAFGDGILRTDPLFVSGILGDFYLSNRNAGQSRTSPAVNAGSDFAGNVGMSRSTTRTDHVPDTGRVDMGYHYPFLEPCKFCDLVFDGIINFQDFAAFATRWLDENCSEANGWCGQADVTFDSRVNARDLMVLADCWLVQDTTPPAPNPAEWDELPRLSGGTARMVAKEAIDAWGWPVEYYFENVSGGGHDSGWQSSRIYNDTGLSSAGQYGYRVKARDALGNETRFSAVRYAGTADRVPPAPEPYILPNAVVTSQTITMTATEAYDISGVQYFFDTNTPGANDSGWIDTNTYTDANLAPGMTYCYRVRARDMSANQNETPYSAWRCFTTAIPDETTPPEPNPMAFDPNGLPREYDFDGSANTAFDYYVEMMAVTATDDSGVVEYYFECKQHSRVYPDGFSSGWQADPVWRVPVGRQGQGLEFRVRARDASGNMTAWSPWVMALPRPNQPALEDAEAAAGGGAAAQ, encoded by the coding sequence ATGAGAAAGCAGATGCAGGAGCGACCAGGCACCTGGCGATTGCTGATTGGCTCGGTGCTTATTCTCTGCGCCGGGGCGGGGTTGGCGACGGCAAACGACGTGTCATTTTCCTTCTCGAACGCGATCGACGGCGGTCTGACCGCGGACGGACCGCAGGAGTTCCTGGTTCGTTTTGTCGATCGGAACGGGCCGCCCGTGAGCTGCCCGGATCTGACCGGTCCGCTGACGACGCGGACCGTGCGTGACGCGATTTCCAACGTTGTGGTGGAAGGTGCGTCCGTTCAGAGCGAGTTCGATGGCGTTGTGCCTGGTCTGGCGACGGTGTCGCTTCCCGGCCACGTGGGTCTGGCCGATGCGCTGGCGCGTTTCGCCGCCTGCGACGACGTGCTGTACGTGGAGCCGAACTATCGTTATACCCTCTGGGGCGTGCCGACAGGGACGACCCTCGACGGTGGGGCGGCCGAGGCGGACGTTCGCCTGGTGTCTCTGGACGTCGCCGATTCCGACGGAGTGAACCTCGACGCGGCGGTGGCCGCCATCGAGCGCGCCGTGGCGGCCGGGGCCAGAGTGATCGTGATCTCCTGGACCGGCCCCGATTACAGCGAGAGCCTGAGGAACGCTATCGAGGCCGCCGGGGAGAAGGGCGTGCTGGTTGTGGCGGCGGCGGGGGACGAGTCCAGAAACACCGATCTGTCACCGGTCTATCCGGCCGGCTACGATGCATCCAATCTGATCACGGTCCTGGCGACCAACGAAAATGACGAGCTGGTCTGGTCGTCCAACTACGGACGCACGTCCGTGGACCTGGGGCAGACGGCCGACGGCGGCACGGCATCGGCCGCCTCGCAGGTCGCCGGCGCCGGGGCCATGTTGTTCGCCCAGCATCCGGGGCTTTCCCCGATCCAGGTCAAGCACGTGCTGATGCAGACGGCCGACAGGGTCCTGCCGGGCCTGACGGCCTCGCAAGGGACGCTCAACCTCGCGGCAGCCCTGGCCGCCGTGCCGAGCGGACAGCCCGGACGCGTGGTCAATACACGCGACGTCGAGACCGTCTATCCGTCGATTCAGGCGGCCATCGACGATGCCAACAACGGCGACGTGATCATCGCCGAGACCCGTGCCTCCGGCAACACCGTCTACAGCGAACGGATCGATTTCAACGGCAAGGCCATCACGCTTCGCAGCGGAAGTGTCGAGGATCCCGACGATCCGAACGTCTATCCGGAAACCACGTTCATTGCCGGCGTCTCGGGCCAGCAAGGGTCGATCGTGACCTTCGCCAACGGCGAAGGCTCCGACAGCGTCCTGAGAGGTCTGACAATCGGCTGGGGCGTCGCCGAATACGGCGGCGGCATTCGCATTGAGGAATCGTCCCCCACGATCGATCGCTGCATCATCACGGACAACCAGGCCCAATACTACGGCGGCGGCATCGACTGCTTCGGCGGCTCGCCCGAGATCGTCAACTGCGTGATCCAGAACAACCGGGTGCTGGCCCAGGACGGCCTGGGCGGCGGCATCAATTGTGAAGACGGTGCGCCGACGATCACCCATACCACCATTCGCAATAATACCTCCATGAATCTCGGTGGCGGCGTCGCCTGCTACAACGCCAGTCCGATGCTGTTCAACTGCTTCGTGATCAACAACTCGGCGACCAGCGGAAGCGGCCAGTTCGACCTGGAAGATTCCTCCCCGTCGATCACGAACTGCACGATCGTCGTCGATGAAAACCCGCCCGGCAACGGCGGCATCGTCTGCTCGGGACGATCCGACCCGACGATCGTCAACTGTATCCTCTGGGGCAATGGGGACGATCTGGTCAACTGCTTTGCCTCCTACTCCTGTATCGAAGACGGCGACGCGGGCGAAGGCAACATCTCCGACGATCCGCTCCTGATCGCCGGGCCGCTCGGCCGATACTACCTCAGCCAGATCGCAGCCGGGCAGTTGATCGACAGCCCGTGCGTCGATGCGGGCGATCCCACCGTCGGCGTTTCGCTGGCGGCCAGAACCACGCGCACCGACGGCGTCGAGGACGCCGACACGATCGACGTGGGGGCCCACTATGACGTTGCCTCGGCGAACCTGTTCCCGCTGAACCTCACGCTGATGACGGTTGACGCCGACGGCGCGCCCATTGAAGGGGAAGTCGGCGGCACAGTCGATCCGAACGGCGGCTTGTTCCGCGAGTTCTCCGTGCTCGAACTGACCGCCGAGTCGGCCGAGGGATATCGTCTCAAGCAGTGGCTGCTGACGACCGGCGAGATGATCGAGCCCGACGCCACGATTGCCAGGACGGTGCTCGGACCGATCAACATGATCGCGGTCTTCGAGAAGGTCCCGCTGTACGAGCTTCGGATCACGGTGGCCGGCGGCAACGGGTCCGTCAGCCCGGAACACCGTCGCGGCCAGATCTATCCCGACGGCACGGTTATCCATCTGGTCGCTTCGCCTGCGTCCGGCTATATCGTGGACGCATGGCAAGGGACCGACAACGACGCGCTGTGGACCAACGCCAATACGGTGACGGTCGATGCGAGCAAAGAGGTTCTCGTCAGCTTCCGCCAGCCCAAGACCTTGCACGTGCCGGGGCAGTACCGCTCGATTCACGAGGCGGTCCGGGCGGCCAGCAACCACGGCGACAAGATCGTCGTGGGCACCGGTATTCACCGTGTCCATTCGATCGACTTCGAGGGCAAGGCCATCACCCTGGCCAGCGAGAATCCGGACGATCCGGAATGCGTCGCCTCGACGATCCTCGACGCCAGACAGTTGGGGCGTCTGTTCGTCTTCCAGAGCGGTGAAGGCCCTGATTCGGTTGTCGACGGCTTCACCCTGCGCAACGGCTCGGCCGTGTTCGATCCGGAGACGCCGAACGACAGTGGCGGCAATGGCGCCGATGGCGACGACGCTCTCGGCGGGGCCATAGCGTGTTTCGAAGGCAGCAGCCCGACCTTGTCGAATTTGATTATCGAGAACTGTATCGCGCAAGGCCGTAACGGCGAGGACGCCAGCGCTCCGCCGACTCCGCCAGCGGCGCCGGATGCACCGGCCGATCCGGCCGATCCGGCCGATCCGCTGGATCCCCCGGCCGAGCCCGCGCCTAATCCGAGAGATCCGAACGAGCCGGTCAACGGCGTCAACGGCCAGGCCGGCGCCGACGGCGCGGCTGGTGCCGACGGCGCCCCAGGGGCCGACGGCGCACCAGGCTTCCCCGGCGGTCGCGGCGGCCATGGCTACGGCGGCGCATTCTACTTCGACCCGAACTGCGCACCGACGATCCTGCATGTCACCATTCGCGGCTGCCAGGCGATCGGTGGCACCGGTGGCTTCGGTGGCACCGGTCAGGACGGACAGGACGGCCAGGATGGTGGAGACGGCCAGGCCGGCCAGGACGGCCAGGACGGCGGGCCGGGCCTGAACGACGGCCCGGACGGCAACGGCGGCGCGGGCGGCGCCGGTGGCGCGGGCGGCAATGGTGGCCCCGGTGGCGCCGGTGGTGACGGCGGCAAGGGCGGCGACGGCGGCGAGGCCCTCGGCGGCGCCATCTACTTCGGCGCCAACTGCCGACCGACGATTCGATTCCTTACCGTCACCGGTTGTGAAACCCTTCAGGGCCTTGGAAATGCCGGCGGTCCGGCCGGCGCCGGTGGCGCCGGGGGCAACGGCGGCGTGGGCGCTGAGGGTGGCGCCGGGGGCACGGGCGAAACCGACGGCGCCGAGGGCGCTGCCGGTGGCGACGGTGTCGGCGCCGATGGCGGCGCCGGTGGCGCCGGTGGCGAGATGGGGATCAACGGGCTGCGTTCGTGGGCCGGAGCGATCTTCTTCGCCGAAGACTGCCACGTGGAAATGCACGACACGGCGATCAGCGGCAACTCGGCCCTCTGGACCGTGCCGACGATCTCGTATATCGGCGGTGACGGTGGCGCCGGTGGCGCCGGCGGCAGCCCGGGCGGCAACGGGGGCGCCGGGGGCCCGGGTGGCAACGGCGAACCGGCTGGTGCCGGTGGTGCAGGCGGTGCCGCAGGGGCCGATGGCGGGCCCGGTGGCGCCGGGGCAGCGGGCGTGATCCTTCGCAGCTTCACGACCAACTTCGGCGGCGCCAATGCCTATCTGTCCAACTGTACCGTGGCCCTGACCAACACCACGATCAGCGGCAACCTCATCGAGGCCGACAGCGGCGGCGGCGAGTACTACGCCAACGACTGCACGGTCGAGATGACGCGCTGTACCATCGAGGGCAACACGGCCGGCGTCCACGGCGGCGGCCAGGCATTCGAGGCAGGCGCCTCGATCGTCCTGGATCGAAGCAGCTACTTCGACAACGAGGCCGGCGCCAACGGTGGCGGTCTGTTCCTCAGCTACAACGGCCGGCTCGAAGTCCGCGACAGCATGTTCATGGGCAACCGCACGGTGGCCTTGGGTGGCTACGGCGGCGGCATCTACGGCGGCGGCGTCTGGGACGAAGATCGTCTGGACTACTTCAACGGCGGCGCCCTGGACATTCGCAACAGCGAGTTCTCGAACAACGAGGCCGGCTACGGTGGCGGGCTCTACTGGTACGGACAGGACGCCAGCGTTCGGGTCGCCACCTCCGTGATCCGCGACAATACGGCCGCCGAAGGCGGTGGTCTCTACTGGAGTCGGGGCACGCCTGTGATCGAGAATTGCAGCATTCGAGGAAACCAGGCGACCGGGCCGCGGTACAACGTGTTCACGCCGGCGCCCACGCCCGATCCGAACGATCCGACCACGTGGCCTCCTTCGAACGTCTGGCCCGATCCGGACGACCCGAACTCGATGTTCGATCCGAACGATCCGTTCACTCCGCCGGACATCGTCGAAGTCAGGAGCACCGGGCTGGGGCTCGGTGGCGGTCTGGTTTGCTGGTCGTCCAATGCCCTGATCCAGAACTGCTTCATCAATGAGAACGCGGCACAGGGGACCGGCGGCGGTGTCTTCTTCGGCGGCGACCCCTACACCCCGAGGTTGAAGAACTGCCTGATCAAGGGCAACAGCGCCACGGTCGACGGCGGTGGCATCGCCTCGCACTGGTTCGCAGCGCCGATGATCGAGAACTGCACGATCGCCGAAAACCGGGCCCTGGGGACCGGCGGCACCGGCCGCGGCAAGGGCGGCGGCATGGCCTGCTCGCACAGCAGCAATACGGTGCTGATCAACAGCATTCTGTGGGCCAATCAGGCCGCGCAGGGTTCGCAGATCTCGATCGGCAGCGAAAGCGATCCGGTGTACATCCAGCGTCCCGCGACGCTGACCGTCTCTTACAGCGCCATTCAGTACGGACGGCCGGGCGTGCACATCGAGTCCGGCCGGACCCTCAATTGGCTCCAGGGCAACATCGAGTCCGATCCGTTGTTTGTCGATTCCTACTTCCTCAGCCAGATCGCGGCCGGACAGAGCCAGAACAGCCCCGCCGTCAATGCCGGCAGTGCCACCGCGGCCCAGCTTGGCCTGGCCGATGCGACCACGCGAACCGACGGCGTGCCCGACGCCGGCGTCGTGGACATGGGCTTCCATCACCCCATCGCCATGGCGCTGTTCACGATGACGGCCGAAGTGCTGCCCAATCCGATTGATGGACAGCTTCACGGCTCGATCAGTCCGGCGTTCGCGGTAGCCTATGAAGGGGCCGCCAACAACGTCGTGAACCTGGTGGCTACGCCCGAACGGGGTTACACGGTCAGCAAGTGGACGGGGACGGACAACGACGCTTCGACGGCGCTGACCAACACCGTCACCCTCACAAGGGACCGCCGCGTCACGGTGACGTTCGAGAGGCGGCGATCGCACATGGTCACGGTGCCGGGCGATTATCTGACGATTCAGGATGCCGTTCTGGCGGCGATGGAAGGCGACACGATCGTGGTCGATCCGGGGACCTACTACAGTGGGTTCGAAGGCATTGCCCTGGCCATTGACAGGGCCGTGACAATCACGTCAAGGAACCCGGAGGACCCGAGCGTTGTAGCCGCGACGATCATTGACGGTCTCAACACGTTGGACAACACCGACTATAGCAATATCGGCGTGGTGTTCGGGCCGGAAGCGGACCGCAACACCGTGCTCAACGGATTCACCATTCAGAACTGTGGGGGCTTCGCCCAGGACGGGCTCGACGGCGACCGTGACGATGGCCGGCCCAACGGCGGCGACGGTGCACCGATTCAGGGTGCGGCCGTCATCGTGCTTCCCGGTGCGGCGCCCGTGATCAAGAATTGCGTCTTCCGCAACAATGTGGCCATCGCCGGCAACGGTGGCAGCGGCGTGGATGCCGACGACACGGCCAACGCCGGTCGCGGCGGCTGGGGCGGTTGGGCCCGCGGCGGCGCCGTCTACCTTGCCGTCGGCACCAACGCGAAGTTTGTCAACTGCACTATCGAGAACAACTTCGTCCGGGGCGGCGACGGCGGCAATGGCGGCAACTACTCCGACGATGGCGGCCGGGCCAATTACGGTGGCAACTACGTCCCGCCGGCCCCGATCGACATCGATCCGGACAGCTTTGCCGTCACGGTCGCGTCGCAGGACCTGTGGCGGGTATGGCAGTGGGACGACGCCTTCAGCGTCGAGACCACGTTTGGCACGCGGCCGTACTCTGCCGCCACGGGGATCATCAACAACACCGGGGCGTACTTTGGGCCCCAGCGCTGGTATTCCGGCTATGGCGGCGGCGTCTACATTGACCAGAGCAGCAGCGCCGAGTTCATCTCCTGTACGATCCGGGGCAACCGTTCCTACGGCGGCATCAGCGGCCAGGGCGGCGCGACCAGTTCGGGCCGATTCGAGGAGCCGTTGATCCCGTTCCAGATGCCGTCCTACGGCGCCGGTGTCTATTGTGCGGCCGGGGCGAACGTGGTCTTCACCAGTTGCACCTTCGAGGACAACGTGGCCTCCCCGACGACGGCCGGGCAGGACCCAAACTTCAGCCTCGATCCGTACGTCAGCTTCGGCGGCGGCGTCGCAGCCGAAGGCACAGCCAACTTGACGTTCATCGACTGCAACTTCGTTGACAACACCGCCGTCACCGGGGCCGGCATCTACGTCGTCGATTCGGGTGTCAGCGTCGTTGACTGCAACGTGGCGCAGAACACGGCCCTTCGCGGCGGTGGCCTGGCCGGCATGGGCGGGTCCATCGGTGTGGCCGGAGGCCGTTTCTGGAACAACTGGGTGGTCGGTGACGTGAACGATCCGAACGATCAAACCAATGTCCCTGTCGGCGGTGGCATGTTCTTCTCGGCGGCCAGTGCCCTGGTCGAGGACTGTGAGATCGCCGGCAACATCTCGGACGGCTCCGGCGGCGGAGTGTATCTGCGAGGCCAGAGCGCCGTGCAGATCGTCAACTGTCTGATCCGCAACAACCGGGCCTTCCGCGACGGCGGCGGCGTCTCGACCAACTGGTACGCCGAACCGACGATCCGCAACTGCACGTTCGTCACCAACGCGGCGCCGGGCATGCCCGACGATCCGAACAACACCGGGTTTGGCGGCGCCATCTTCTGCGGCTACCTCAGCCACGCGACAGTGGTCGACTCGATTCTCTGGGGCAACGTCGCCCGTCTGGGCGGGGAGTTGGCCGTGGGCAGCGGGTTCGAATTCAGTCCGCTCTGCGGCACGCTTCGCGTCTCGTACAGCAACATCCGCGTCGGGGCCAACGATGTCTGGGCCGACCCGGGTTGTACGCTTGCCTTCGGTGACGGCATCCTCCGCACCGACCCGCTGTTTGTCAGCGGCATCCTGGGCGACTTCTATCTGAGCAACCGCAACGCCGGCCAGTCGCGAACGAGTCCGGCCGTCAATGCGGGCAGCGACTTCGCCGGCAACGTCGGCATGTCGCGGTCCACGACCCGCACCGACCACGTCCCCGACACCGGTCGGGTGGACATGGGGTATCACTATCCGTTCCTCGAGCCGTGCAAGTTCTGCGATCTGGTCTTCGACGGGATCATCAACTTCCAGGACTTCGCCGCCTTTGCCACCCGGTGGCTCGACGAGAACTGCTCCGAGGCGAACGGATGGTGCGGCCAGGCTGACGTGACGTTCGATTCCCGTGTGAATGCCCGCGATCTGATGGTCCTGGCCGACTGCTGGCTGGTTCAGGATACAACGCCGCCGGCGCCGAACCCGGCCGAGTGGGACGAGTTGCCTCGTTTGTCCGGCGGCACGGCGCGGATGGTCGCCAAAGAGGCGATCGACGCGTGGGGTTGGCCGGTCGAGTACTACTTCGAGAACGTCAGCGGCGGTGGCCACGACAGTGGCTGGCAGAGCAGCCGGATCTACAACGACACGGGCCTGTCGAGCGCCGGGCAATACGGCTACCGCGTCAAGGCACGCGACGCGCTGGGCAATGAGACGAGGTTCTCGGCGGTCCGCTACGCCGGCACGGCCGACAGGGTCCCGCCCGCGCCCGAGCCCTACATCCTGCCGAATGCGGTGGTGACGTCGCAGACGATCACGATGACCGCCACGGAAGCGTACGACATCAGCGGCGTGCAGTACTTCTTCGATACGAATACGCCGGGCGCCAACGATAGCGGATGGATCGATACGAACACCTACACCGATGCCAACCTGGCGCCGGGGATGACGTACTGCTACCGCGTCAGGGCCAGGGATATGTCGGCCAACCAGAACGAGACCCCGTACTCCGCCTGGCGATGCTTCACGACGGCGATCCCGGATGAAACAACGCCGCCGGAGCCGAACCCGATGGCGTTCGACCCGAACGGTCTGCCGCGCGAGTACGACTTCGACGGCTCTGCGAATACGGCGTTCGACTACTACGTAGAGATGATGGCGGTGACCGCCACCGACGACAGCGGCGTGGTCGAATACTACTTCGAGTGCAAACAACACAGCCGGGTCTACCCCGATGGCTTCAGCAGCGGTTGGCAGGCCGATCCGGTCTGGCGCGTTCCCGTCGGCAGACAGGGACAGGGGCTCGAGTTCCGTGTCCGGGCCCGCGACGCCTCGGGCAACATGACGGCCTGGTCGCCGTGGGTGATGGCGCTGCCCAGGCCGAACCAGCCGGCTTTGGAGGACGCCGAGGCCGCCGCAGGGGGTGGGGCGGCTGCACAATAG
- a CDS encoding chorismate synthase — translation MLGCHLGHNFQLTVAGGSYQEGLSSTLQGVPPGMLLTEQEIYGDLLLRKPGADELSSPRKEPDLPIIYAGLNAADTIENAGNKNHTNGTPLVILIPNLDRHFIHIKQYQDTNRTPRPGHASYASFVKYGPDDDAIGAGIFSGRYTSTIVAAGYVAKKILKQCGIEVFSYVKEIAGVRCPDVPYERALESTDRYKAMRHALDPFYQEVYVKGRITMDMRFLEKAAVMAQIEQEIDPIRDKAPQMSAAEVRDKYGVHAVVNCPDIDAGQAMVDACNRISAGGDSAGGLVEVVVLGAPVGLGEPVFNKLDAELGRMLGIGAVKGVEIGAGFAVKDMTGYQNNDQMRAVDGEVVFESNNAGGITGGLTTGQPIVARLAVKPTPTIDKPQKTIDKYTQENTQLAAITRRDPTIVARIWPVAENFTALIILDHLMMHYGYQALKARIK, via the coding sequence ATGCTTGGATGTCACCTTGGACACAACTTTCAGCTTACCGTCGCAGGCGGTTCGTATCAGGAAGGGCTCTCCAGTACGCTCCAGGGCGTGCCGCCGGGGATGCTGCTCACCGAGCAGGAAATCTACGGCGATCTCCTGCTGCGAAAGCCCGGCGCCGACGAGCTGAGCAGCCCGCGCAAGGAGCCGGACCTGCCGATCATCTACGCGGGTCTCAACGCCGCCGACACGATCGAGAACGCCGGCAACAAGAACCACACCAACGGCACACCGCTGGTCATCCTGATCCCGAATCTGGACCGGCACTTCATCCACATCAAGCAGTACCAGGACACGAACCGCACGCCGCGACCCGGCCATGCCTCGTATGCGAGCTTCGTCAAGTACGGCCCGGACGACGACGCGATCGGCGCCGGCATCTTCAGCGGGCGGTACACATCGACGATCGTTGCGGCCGGCTACGTCGCCAAGAAGATCCTCAAGCAATGCGGGATCGAGGTCTTCTCCTATGTCAAGGAGATCGCCGGCGTCCGATGTCCCGACGTGCCCTACGAGCGGGCGCTGGAATCCACCGACCGCTACAAGGCGATGCGGCACGCCCTCGACCCGTTCTATCAGGAGGTCTACGTCAAGGGCCGCATCACGATGGACATGCGGTTCCTGGAGAAGGCGGCGGTCATGGCCCAGATCGAGCAGGAGATCGACCCGATTCGCGACAAGGCCCCGCAGATGAGCGCCGCGGAGGTCCGCGACAAGTACGGGGTCCACGCGGTGGTCAACTGTCCCGACATCGACGCCGGACAGGCCATGGTCGACGCCTGCAACAGGATCTCGGCCGGCGGCGATTCGGCCGGCGGACTGGTCGAAGTGGTCGTCCTCGGCGCCCCGGTGGGACTGGGTGAGCCGGTCTTCAACAAGCTCGACGCCGAACTCGGCCGCATGCTCGGCATCGGCGCGGTCAAGGGCGTCGAGATCGGCGCGGGGTTCGCGGTCAAGGACATGACCGGCTATCAGAACAACGACCAGATGCGGGCCGTCGACGGCGAGGTGGTCTTCGAGTCCAACAACGCCGGCGGCATCACGGGCGGGCTGACCACGGGCCAGCCCATCGTCGCGCGCCTGGCGGTCAAGCCGACGCCCACAATCGACAAGCCGCAGAAGACCATCGACAAATACACCCAGGAGAACACGCAACTGGCGGCCATCACGCGACGCGACCCGACCATCGTCGCGCGGATCTGGCCGGTGGCCGAGAACTTCACGGCGCTGATCATCCTGGACCATCTGATGATGCACTACGGCTACCAGGCCCTCAAGGCCAGGATCAAGTAG